The proteins below are encoded in one region of Planctopirus limnophila DSM 3776:
- a CDS encoding protein kinase domain-containing protein, producing MHPDDKKTGTPDEESIFLAAIDIDDPQRRSAYLEEACLSDPALLKRVEALLKAHEESGAFLKIAGLTNFAGNTRDDTDAEPNASSAPAGEITSVDSTSSQERLDLSILTPSTKPGSLGRLLHYEIEEVLGSGGCGTVFRAFDEKLHRRVALKLMAPELAVTSPARKRFLREARASAAIRHDNVVQIYAVEEQPLPFIVMEYIAGKTLQQMHEEKGPFSIDEVVAIGHQIASGLAAAHATGLIHRDIKPGNILVEDGTHRVKITDFGLARTADDASITQSGVIAGTPLYMSPEQARGEPLDYRSDLFSLGSVLYVLCTGRPPFRAGNTMAVLKRVVEDTPRDMHDIVPEIPVWLIGVVEKLHAKDREARFQSATEVAARLNLREKAPRLAESELPQGDAKPLSSQGEKQPPKQEPATTVFLAGSHRITRRFSEAVRQPWGLAATVLLAILLGFGMTEASGVTAVTKTVIRLFTPTGTLVVEVDDPNISLRIDGQEIVVTGAGVKELRLQPGQYEVEAKEGDALILKQLVNISSNGREVLKISQEATKKPAQATATMGQSSAGSGLYKDRSVTILKGNWTADGNEVVLSSIFPSHMSFGNPAWTDIDFSYETMTTSNAADSQGGIGLFRVLDFNNVLNFPLGAYGGRAIELNRVIEGKWSRDNDGGYLNFAFERQRWYQVKLQLRGDKTTCFLDGAQVLTMADPHRLQGKVGFASWNAAVRFRNIRVTDPQGNLLWEGVPDLPQVSPAAPIPATSKTVDPAAPVVTMQHIDPVRWVAFSKDGSRIVSASNGDDHEIRGGIRYHVAGKDNTVRVWDAQSGKEIRRLWMTEGSHYGPMGIAISPDGTSLAASSGWATANGPSEPRVYVWNMETGERLHHFPLADNHCVRCVTFSPQGGVVKLARSGKGGINSWTLPEGKELPRVVFQETPPGVEAPRMSFSPDANYLLSAVWNGAGEIRAWKTDAGEIAKTFQGHTRPPTHVVMSANGQLLLSCAPDFTIRLWDWASERQLLCIGDDEILDSQPRCVAFSPDGSSFVVGDDSGQVSLYDTRSGSILERFTGHAARVNDVGFSADGKRLVSGSDDRTVRIWPLSDHPLSDRLMTENVNPSAGSDHAATRYVLNQQGSVWINGESTARQSLSVAEFANSVQLTGIEFRNKRDLDAKDFEVFSGCRDLEKVRLGFSSISDAHLKPLENLPKLTHLELSQCEKVTGAAIRKFKHLTHLEAWAVPVGDDDLAPLKDNPFRNLDLGGTRITGKALAAFTNLSDLRSSRLAFTSIKNKDLAALKDCHRLTFLALYNTGIGDEGVREICELKALRSLELQGSKVTNEVFFYLMKLPHLLSVDLRYTQVTPEAIESFRKQKPLCEVKCDAGVLPRWEPNGDELVKNAKADRAAAAFVLKQGKYVWLDNAKDPLHGDPAILPPHLFKLTGISLEGLKTLTPRDFEIFKGCQNLSDLQLLNMGITDEHLRAFEGTTSITKLKLDGQAVTSKGLSYFSGCKRLTFLSVWATQADDKFIQSIASPDYTYLNLGGTRITDASIAAFESLQNLEMATLNFTGLTDEGIEHLASAENLTYLGLNHTRLTDASAKVFLKLNQLEELTLSNTQFSDQGLLLLVNALPNLKRLNLLETKVTADSVDKFQSLHPKCRILWNGGEFKDFN from the coding sequence ATGCATCCGGACGACAAAAAGACGGGCACGCCCGATGAAGAATCGATCTTTCTGGCAGCCATTGACATCGACGACCCTCAGCGGCGAAGTGCTTATCTCGAAGAGGCTTGTCTATCCGATCCTGCATTACTCAAACGAGTGGAAGCACTCCTTAAAGCGCATGAGGAATCGGGCGCGTTTCTGAAGATTGCCGGCCTTACCAATTTCGCAGGGAACACACGCGACGATACCGATGCCGAACCCAATGCTTCATCCGCTCCTGCAGGAGAAATTACCAGCGTCGATTCGACCAGCAGTCAAGAACGCCTCGATTTATCGATTCTCACTCCCTCGACCAAGCCCGGTTCACTGGGGCGATTACTGCATTACGAGATCGAAGAAGTTCTGGGAAGTGGTGGTTGCGGGACGGTCTTTCGCGCTTTCGATGAAAAGCTGCATCGCCGCGTTGCTCTCAAGCTGATGGCACCGGAATTGGCAGTCACATCGCCAGCCAGAAAGCGGTTTCTGCGCGAAGCGCGGGCCTCAGCAGCCATTCGCCATGATAATGTCGTGCAGATTTACGCCGTCGAAGAACAGCCACTTCCTTTCATCGTCATGGAGTACATTGCAGGCAAAACGTTGCAGCAGATGCACGAAGAGAAGGGGCCGTTCTCTATCGACGAAGTCGTTGCCATTGGCCATCAGATCGCCAGTGGCTTGGCAGCTGCCCATGCGACCGGGCTCATTCATCGCGATATCAAGCCAGGGAACATTCTGGTTGAAGATGGTACGCATCGCGTCAAGATTACCGATTTCGGACTGGCACGCACTGCCGACGATGCGAGCATTACGCAAAGTGGCGTGATAGCCGGTACGCCGCTGTATATGTCTCCTGAGCAGGCACGCGGGGAGCCACTCGATTATCGTTCGGATCTGTTCAGCCTGGGAAGTGTGCTCTATGTCCTCTGCACAGGCAGGCCTCCCTTTCGTGCCGGCAATACGATGGCTGTCCTCAAGCGGGTGGTGGAAGACACGCCGCGCGACATGCACGACATTGTTCCCGAGATCCCCGTCTGGTTGATTGGCGTTGTCGAAAAGCTCCATGCCAAAGACCGCGAAGCGCGTTTTCAATCAGCGACAGAAGTGGCCGCCCGGCTGAATCTACGGGAAAAAGCTCCTCGCCTCGCTGAGTCTGAACTCCCCCAAGGTGATGCAAAACCGCTCAGTTCACAGGGAGAAAAACAGCCCCCGAAACAAGAACCTGCCACGACGGTCTTTCTCGCGGGTTCGCATAGGATCACCAGACGGTTTTCGGAGGCAGTGCGCCAACCGTGGGGATTAGCCGCGACGGTTTTGCTGGCCATACTTCTCGGCTTTGGCATGACAGAAGCCTCCGGTGTTACCGCCGTCACGAAAACAGTCATCCGCCTGTTCACACCCACCGGGACACTCGTGGTCGAAGTCGATGATCCGAACATCTCTCTGAGAATCGATGGGCAGGAAATCGTCGTGACTGGTGCCGGTGTGAAGGAACTTCGATTGCAGCCCGGTCAGTACGAAGTGGAAGCCAAAGAGGGGGATGCCCTCATTCTCAAGCAGTTGGTCAACATCTCCAGCAATGGTCGGGAAGTGCTCAAGATTAGCCAGGAAGCCACGAAAAAACCCGCTCAGGCCACAGCCACAATGGGCCAATCAAGTGCTGGATCGGGGCTTTACAAAGATCGCTCGGTAACCATTCTCAAAGGGAACTGGACGGCAGACGGCAACGAAGTCGTCTTGTCATCCATATTTCCATCTCACATGAGTTTCGGAAATCCGGCGTGGACGGATATCGACTTCAGCTATGAAACGATGACCACTTCGAATGCCGCCGACAGTCAGGGAGGAATTGGCCTCTTTCGCGTGCTCGATTTCAATAATGTGCTGAATTTCCCTTTGGGTGCGTATGGTGGACGAGCGATTGAACTCAATCGAGTCATCGAGGGGAAATGGAGCCGCGATAACGACGGTGGATATCTCAATTTCGCCTTCGAGCGACAGCGCTGGTATCAAGTCAAGCTGCAGCTTCGCGGCGATAAAACGACCTGTTTTCTGGATGGAGCACAGGTTCTCACGATGGCCGATCCTCATCGTCTTCAAGGGAAGGTCGGGTTCGCCAGTTGGAACGCTGCGGTTCGCTTTCGCAACATCCGCGTCACCGACCCGCAGGGAAATCTGCTCTGGGAAGGAGTTCCCGATCTGCCGCAGGTATCACCAGCTGCACCGATTCCGGCAACATCCAAAACGGTTGATCCCGCCGCACCTGTGGTCACCATGCAGCATATCGACCCGGTGCGCTGGGTCGCCTTCAGCAAAGATGGTTCACGAATCGTTTCGGCCAGCAATGGTGATGATCACGAGATTCGTGGCGGGATTCGTTATCACGTCGCAGGGAAGGATAACACAGTTCGCGTGTGGGATGCCCAATCCGGTAAAGAGATTCGCCGCTTGTGGATGACGGAAGGGAGTCATTACGGCCCTATGGGGATTGCCATCTCACCGGATGGAACATCGCTCGCGGCCTCTTCGGGCTGGGCGACGGCCAATGGCCCTTCGGAGCCGCGAGTCTATGTCTGGAACATGGAAACCGGCGAGCGGTTGCATCACTTCCCGCTGGCCGACAATCACTGCGTCCGCTGTGTGACATTCTCGCCTCAGGGAGGTGTGGTGAAGCTGGCCCGCAGTGGGAAAGGGGGCATTAACTCATGGACGTTGCCCGAAGGAAAAGAACTGCCCCGAGTCGTTTTTCAAGAGACTCCACCCGGAGTCGAAGCACCGCGAATGTCGTTCTCGCCTGATGCAAACTATTTGTTGAGTGCAGTGTGGAATGGCGCGGGTGAGATCCGAGCGTGGAAGACTGACGCCGGCGAGATTGCCAAAACTTTTCAGGGTCATACGAGGCCCCCCACACATGTGGTGATGTCGGCCAATGGCCAGTTGCTCCTCTCCTGTGCACCAGACTTTACGATCCGACTGTGGGATTGGGCTTCAGAACGACAATTGCTCTGCATCGGCGACGATGAGATCCTCGACAGCCAACCTCGTTGCGTGGCCTTCTCGCCGGACGGCTCATCCTTTGTGGTCGGTGATGACTCCGGCCAGGTTTCGCTTTACGACACCCGTTCTGGATCGATTCTCGAACGATTCACTGGCCACGCTGCAAGGGTCAATGATGTTGGTTTCTCGGCTGACGGCAAACGTCTCGTCTCGGGGAGCGACGATCGTACCGTTCGCATCTGGCCCCTTTCCGATCATCCACTATCCGATCGACTGATGACGGAGAATGTCAACCCGAGCGCTGGCTCGGATCACGCTGCCACCCGCTATGTGCTGAACCAACAGGGTTCCGTTTGGATCAACGGGGAATCGACCGCACGGCAATCGCTGTCCGTCGCGGAATTCGCCAATTCTGTGCAACTCACCGGAATTGAATTTAGAAACAAGCGCGACCTCGACGCGAAGGACTTCGAAGTCTTTTCCGGATGTCGGGATCTTGAAAAGGTGCGGCTGGGATTCTCTTCCATCAGCGATGCCCACTTGAAACCTCTGGAGAATCTGCCAAAGCTCACGCACCTTGAACTGAGCCAGTGCGAGAAGGTCACGGGGGCGGCGATCCGAAAGTTCAAGCACCTGACACATCTGGAAGCGTGGGCGGTGCCCGTGGGTGACGACGATCTCGCCCCCCTCAAAGACAACCCTTTCAGAAACCTCGATCTGGGTGGCACGCGGATCACAGGAAAAGCCCTGGCGGCATTCACCAACCTCTCGGATCTCCGCAGTTCACGGCTGGCCTTCACATCGATCAAAAACAAAGATCTTGCCGCACTCAAGGATTGCCATCGACTCACCTTCCTCGCGCTTTACAACACGGGGATCGGTGATGAAGGTGTTCGCGAGATCTGCGAACTGAAGGCTTTGCGATCTCTTGAGCTGCAGGGTTCCAAAGTCACCAACGAGGTCTTTTTCTATTTGATGAAGCTACCCCATCTGCTCTCGGTCGATCTGCGGTACACTCAGGTCACGCCAGAGGCGATCGAGTCATTCCGCAAGCAGAAACCGCTTTGCGAAGTAAAGTGTGATGCGGGCGTGCTGCCGAGATGGGAGCCGAATGGCGATGAACTGGTGAAGAACGCCAAGGCCGATCGCGCAGCGGCAGCGTTTGTCCTCAAACAGGGAAAATACGTCTGGCTCGATAATGCCAAAGATCCGCTGCACGGGGACCCGGCGATACTGCCGCCGCACCTGTTCAAATTGACGGGGATCAGTCTTGAAGGGTTGAAAACTCTCACACCTCGTGATTTCGAGATCTTCAAAGGGTGCCAAAACTTGTCCGATCTGCAGCTTTTGAACATGGGAATCACCGACGAACATCTCAGGGCGTTTGAAGGAACAACCTCCATCACAAAGTTAAAGCTCGATGGCCAGGCAGTAACGAGCAAGGGGCTCTCGTACTTTTCAGGCTGCAAAAGGCTGACCTTTTTATCCGTCTGGGCCACACAGGCAGATGACAAATTCATCCAGTCGATCGCGTCACCTGATTACACTTATCTCAATCTCGGAGGCACTCGGATCACCGATGCCTCGATCGCGGCCTTTGAAAGCTTACAGAATCTGGAAATGGCGACTTTGAACTTTACCGGGCTGACCGACGAGGGTATCGAACATCTGGCCAGTGCTGAAAACCTTACTTACCTCGGACTCAATCACACACGATTGACCGACGCCTCAGCCAAAGTTTTTCTCAAGCTCAATCAGCTCGAAGAACTGACCCTCAGCAACACACAGTTCAGTGATCAGGGTTTATTGCTGCTGGTGAACGCCCTGCCCAACCTGAAACGACTGAATCTCCTCGAAACGAAGGTCACGGCCGACTCCGTCGACAAATTCCAATCCTTGCATCCGAAATGCCGGATTCTCTGGAACGGTGGTGAGTTCAAGGACTTCAATTGA
- a CDS encoding LOG family protein, which translates to MEDELPLPIAGEAEEHTLISEQEPEIGGKSAFLAQIREVADKLAHDQATRGDIKIIARAAKELRYAFKVFTPYRLHRKVTVFGSARTPANHPDYLSSVEFGRLMARNNWMVLTGAGSGIMEGAHVGAGLPMSMGVNILLPFEQQANSVIDGDPKLVTFRFFFTRKLMFVKEVHAIVVYPGGFGTLDELFETLTLIQTGKRDMLPIVLVDQPDCNYWCALQDFIRHQLLERGLISPADLSLYRIVHSPAAAVSEVLSFYRVYNSMRFVKQNLVLRLNHPISDELLDQLNVEFADLLISGRIERTAAHPFEADEPHLKDLPRLRFHFERRETGRLRQMIDALNLSPELPTPELSPQQPSLS; encoded by the coding sequence ATGGAAGACGAACTCCCACTCCCGATTGCGGGTGAAGCCGAAGAACACACGCTGATTTCCGAACAGGAACCGGAGATTGGTGGCAAGTCGGCGTTTCTCGCGCAGATTCGCGAAGTGGCCGACAAGCTGGCACACGATCAGGCCACGCGCGGTGATATCAAAATTATTGCCCGGGCCGCTAAAGAACTGCGCTACGCCTTCAAGGTCTTTACCCCCTATCGACTCCATCGCAAGGTGACGGTTTTTGGTTCGGCCCGCACTCCGGCCAATCATCCCGATTATCTTTCATCGGTCGAGTTTGGCCGCCTGATGGCCAGGAACAACTGGATGGTTTTAACAGGCGCAGGTAGCGGCATCATGGAAGGTGCCCATGTCGGCGCCGGTTTACCGATGTCGATGGGTGTGAACATTCTGCTCCCCTTTGAGCAACAGGCCAATTCGGTCATTGATGGTGATCCGAAGCTGGTCACGTTTCGATTTTTCTTTACCCGTAAACTGATGTTCGTCAAAGAAGTCCATGCCATCGTGGTCTATCCCGGGGGCTTCGGAACACTCGATGAACTCTTTGAAACACTCACGCTGATCCAGACCGGGAAGCGGGACATGCTCCCCATCGTGCTGGTCGATCAGCCCGATTGCAATTACTGGTGTGCTCTGCAGGACTTCATTCGTCATCAACTTCTGGAGCGGGGCCTGATTTCACCGGCTGATCTCTCGCTCTACCGGATCGTCCATTCGCCAGCAGCAGCCGTCTCTGAAGTGCTGAGTTTTTACCGTGTCTATAACAGCATGCGCTTCGTCAAACAGAATCTGGTACTCAGGCTGAACCACCCCATCAGCGATGAACTGCTGGATCAGTTGAATGTCGAGTTTGCCGATCTGCTCATTTCAGGCAGGATCGAGCGAACAGCGGCCCATCCGTTTGAAGCGGACGAGCCACATTTGAAAGATCTCCCCCGCTTGCGCTTCCATTTCGAGCGGCGGGAAACTGGCCGCCTTAGGCAAATGATCGACGCCCTCAACCTTTCGCCAGAACTTCCGACACCAGAACTTTCCCCTCAGCAGCCATCTTTATCGTGA
- a CDS encoding NTP transferase domain-containing protein: MAAPLAIVLAAGKSTRMKSALPKVVHPLFGRPMVEYVFDAARAAGVERLVVVVGHRADEVQAILAHHKDVEFALQTEQKGTGHAVKMCLPALQTHQGPVLILSGDTPLLKVDSLKKLLAAQGAGAAAVIGTAKTQANEGLGRIVRSPEGEFLRIVEERDATPAEKRIQEINTGCYAFDGQKLASALERLQPTNAQGEYYLTDAPALLKADRELVIAADCFDIEEAMGVNTRIQLAEVAQVIKDRTDRQLMAEGVTIVDPRLVSIDPQAKIAADVVIEPFVVIRGAVEIGPDSHIGPHAVLEGPLTLPGGSIVKPFQHLPSR; this comes from the coding sequence ATGGCGGCTCCACTGGCAATCGTTCTTGCAGCTGGCAAAAGCACTCGCATGAAGTCGGCACTCCCGAAAGTCGTGCATCCACTCTTCGGTCGCCCCATGGTCGAATACGTCTTTGATGCCGCCCGCGCCGCTGGTGTTGAACGACTCGTCGTCGTGGTGGGCCATCGAGCCGATGAAGTCCAGGCGATTCTGGCACATCACAAAGATGTCGAATTCGCTTTACAGACTGAGCAGAAGGGAACTGGCCACGCCGTCAAAATGTGTCTGCCAGCCCTGCAGACGCATCAGGGGCCAGTGCTGATTCTTTCTGGTGATACTCCACTGCTCAAAGTCGATTCACTCAAAAAACTCCTGGCTGCCCAGGGGGCTGGTGCTGCGGCTGTGATTGGGACAGCCAAGACTCAGGCCAATGAAGGGTTGGGCCGCATTGTCCGTTCTCCCGAAGGTGAGTTTCTGCGTATTGTTGAAGAACGCGATGCGACACCTGCCGAAAAGCGGATTCAGGAGATCAATACCGGATGCTACGCCTTTGATGGTCAGAAGCTCGCCAGTGCTCTCGAGCGACTCCAGCCCACCAATGCCCAGGGCGAGTATTATCTCACCGATGCACCGGCTCTGCTCAAAGCCGATCGAGAGTTAGTCATTGCAGCCGACTGCTTCGATATCGAAGAAGCGATGGGCGTGAATACGCGTATTCAACTGGCCGAGGTGGCACAGGTCATCAAAGATCGAACCGATCGGCAATTGATGGCTGAAGGTGTAACGATTGTAGATCCCCGGCTGGTGTCGATTGATCCTCAGGCGAAGATCGCTGCTGATGTCGTCATCGAGCCTTTTGTCGTCATCCGTGGTGCGGTCGAAATCGGGCCCGACAGCCACATTGGCCCGCATGCCGTTCTGGAAGGCCCGTTGACACTCCCTGGAGGTTCAATCGTCAAACCTTTCCAGCATCTTCCCTCACGATAA
- a CDS encoding MFS transporter: MEASRAENSSQQPDDLPVEGKSSRSSRAIALLVAACFFMEHLDSTVIATALPQMAISFGENPVDLNMGLSAYLFALAIFIPLSGWLADRLGARRVFATAIVVFTLASVLCGFSQSLSQFTCARVLQGLGGAMMVPVGRAVVLQATSKQDLLRSIAYLTWPALFGPLIGPPLGGLITTYASWPWIFYLNVPLGVVAFALTLRMIPPIPSEHQNPFDLMGFCLCGLASSCLLYGMELIGQPGENWSLAVSLLIGSLFAGSLMIVHLLRTPHPLFDLRVFWYPTFQVTMLGGGLFRMVVGSTSFLFPQLFQVGFGYSAAKSGFLMLAIFAGNLGMKPATTFMLRRYGIRRVLIVNGLICAATLWACTAIQAQTPIMLIMAILFAGGLSRSMQFTCLNTLAFSDIPPTLTGQANVIFSLGRQLHIGVGIAAAALSLRLSSLWTGSSIDLETAVPSLIDFQITLGLIGGMVVISTIDSWRLAHDAAAEVTGHRI, translated from the coding sequence GTGGAAGCGAGCCGGGCTGAGAATTCATCACAGCAACCTGACGATCTGCCAGTGGAGGGAAAGAGTTCTCGTTCGTCGAGGGCCATTGCACTGCTGGTGGCGGCGTGCTTTTTTATGGAGCATCTGGACAGTACGGTGATTGCCACGGCGTTGCCTCAAATGGCCATCTCGTTTGGCGAAAACCCTGTCGATCTGAACATGGGGTTGTCGGCTTACCTGTTTGCCCTGGCGATTTTTATTCCGCTCAGTGGCTGGCTGGCAGATCGACTGGGAGCGAGACGGGTCTTTGCGACGGCAATCGTCGTTTTCACTCTGGCATCGGTGCTGTGCGGGTTCAGTCAGAGTTTGTCGCAATTTACCTGTGCGCGTGTCCTGCAGGGGCTGGGTGGAGCGATGATGGTGCCCGTCGGCCGCGCGGTGGTGCTGCAGGCGACATCGAAGCAGGATCTGTTGCGTTCCATTGCCTATCTCACCTGGCCTGCGCTGTTTGGGCCATTAATCGGGCCTCCCCTGGGCGGGCTGATCACGACATATGCTTCGTGGCCATGGATTTTTTACTTGAATGTCCCCTTGGGAGTGGTGGCCTTCGCGCTGACGCTACGGATGATCCCGCCCATTCCCAGTGAGCATCAGAATCCGTTTGACCTGATGGGCTTCTGCCTGTGCGGTCTGGCGTCGTCCTGTCTGTTGTATGGCATGGAGTTGATTGGCCAGCCGGGCGAGAACTGGAGTCTGGCTGTTTCTTTGCTGATTGGCAGTCTGTTCGCGGGGAGTTTGATGATTGTCCATCTGCTGAGAACACCTCATCCACTGTTTGATCTGCGGGTCTTCTGGTATCCCACGTTTCAGGTGACGATGCTGGGGGGAGGGTTGTTCCGCATGGTGGTGGGATCGACGAGTTTTCTGTTTCCACAACTGTTTCAAGTGGGGTTTGGTTACAGCGCAGCGAAGTCAGGGTTTTTGATGCTCGCCATTTTCGCGGGAAATCTGGGGATGAAACCTGCGACGACATTCATGCTCAGGCGTTATGGGATCCGGCGCGTCTTGATCGTAAACGGCTTGATTTGTGCAGCAACACTCTGGGCCTGCACGGCAATCCAGGCCCAGACCCCGATCATGCTGATCATGGCGATTCTGTTTGCTGGCGGGCTTTCGCGTTCGATGCAGTTTACCTGCCTGAATACCCTGGCGTTCTCAGATATCCCTCCGACTTTAACCGGACAGGCCAATGTCATTTTCAGCCTGGGGCGGCAACTGCATATCGGCGTGGGGATCGCTGCCGCAGCTCTGTCACTCAGGCTTTCGTCACTCTGGACGGGATCGTCGATCGATCTGGAAACCGCCGTTCCCTCACTGATCGACTTCCAGATCACACTCGGGTTGATTGGTGGGATGGTGGTAATTTCGACGATCGACAGTTGGCGACTCGCTCACGATGCGGCGGCAGAAGTGACCGGCCATCGGATCTGA
- a CDS encoding adenine phosphoribosyltransferase, whose product MDLREYIRSIPDFPKPGILFRDITPLLSNPDAFGYAIDEFKRTFAPTRPTAILAAESRGFLFGAPLALALGAAFIPVRKPGKLPYKTRKFSYDLEYGSDSLEIHVDAVGQGSRVLLIDDLLATGGTIEACAKLAQEAGAEAVGCGFVVELSFLDGRKKLGNYPIKSLITYDGET is encoded by the coding sequence ATGGATTTGCGGGAATACATTCGCAGCATTCCAGACTTCCCCAAACCCGGAATCCTGTTTCGCGATATCACCCCCTTACTCTCCAATCCCGATGCCTTTGGCTACGCGATTGACGAATTCAAACGCACCTTCGCACCCACTCGACCCACAGCTATTCTGGCGGCGGAATCGCGGGGCTTCCTCTTTGGGGCACCACTTGCTCTTGCTTTAGGTGCAGCCTTCATCCCCGTACGAAAGCCCGGCAAGCTCCCTTACAAAACACGCAAATTCTCCTACGACCTCGAATACGGTTCCGACTCGCTCGAAATTCACGTCGATGCCGTTGGCCAGGGGAGCCGGGTGCTGTTGATCGATGATCTGCTCGCCACCGGCGGCACCATCGAAGCCTGCGCAAAACTCGCTCAAGAAGCCGGTGCCGAAGCCGTCGGCTGTGGCTTCGTCGTCGAACTCTCTTTCCTCGATGGCCGCAAAAAGCTGGGGAACTACCCCATCAAGAGCCTCATCACTTATGATGGGGAAACCTGA